One stretch of Chryseobacterium scophthalmum DNA includes these proteins:
- a CDS encoding relaxase/mobilization nuclease domain-containing protein, with translation MIVKIMDPAGPSFPGVHYNDKKIDKGTGELMLMKNFPSFINESSSKEEVRNYLRAISIGNKKVLKPQFHAMISTKFQGHSKEELTKIAENFMDEMKYGGQPFIVVFHSDTDNNHAHIVTTRVDKQTGKKINDSYERLKAQKALSVTIEKLYGQKPEEELGKLLNYKISSLNQLETLLSRNGYKIGKNTDDINSFNILKNGVIQQTLSGNQIVFDNSKNDKRAKQIKAILSKYKQLYSTKVFKVEDDRKKESMLPKEKLRENNLKIKISFESELQKKLKDVFGIDVVFHHKEDKNPFGYTVIDHKTGKVYKGSDLLKMNEVFEFTSDKLDKKTFEILKDYNIPNQESKKILLEFLNKKYPEIEIKGFMLFENRGKKDLETYRKVQFEVKSFIKNQKNTNDEKKDISITRAEDGKLYAVHTRFHYIGELQSLIGEKEYQKFLNPTGVNEVQAENRTENNEKTKLNKAVDELLFELMKSSGTAKDPVENELKKRRKKRR, from the coding sequence ATGATTGTTAAGATTATGGATCCGGCAGGTCCCAGTTTTCCAGGAGTTCATTATAACGATAAGAAAATTGACAAAGGAACCGGAGAATTAATGCTGATGAAAAATTTTCCTTCCTTCATTAACGAATCAAGCAGCAAGGAGGAAGTAAGAAACTATTTGAGAGCTATTTCGATTGGAAACAAAAAAGTATTAAAGCCTCAATTTCATGCGATGATCTCTACGAAATTTCAAGGACATTCGAAAGAAGAGCTAACTAAGATCGCTGAGAATTTTATGGATGAAATGAAATATGGAGGACAGCCTTTCATTGTAGTTTTTCATAGTGACACCGATAATAATCACGCTCATATAGTTACTACAAGAGTCGATAAACAGACAGGGAAAAAGATCAATGATAGTTATGAAAGGCTTAAAGCCCAAAAAGCTTTAAGCGTTACAATTGAAAAATTGTATGGTCAGAAACCGGAAGAAGAACTTGGCAAACTGTTGAACTATAAAATAAGTTCGCTCAATCAGTTGGAAACTTTACTCAGCAGAAATGGTTATAAGATAGGCAAAAACACAGATGATATAAATTCTTTTAACATTTTAAAAAACGGAGTAATACAGCAAACACTTTCAGGAAATCAGATTGTTTTTGATAACAGTAAAAATGATAAAAGGGCAAAGCAGATCAAAGCCATATTAAGCAAATACAAACAATTGTATTCCACCAAGGTTTTCAAGGTGGAAGATGACAGAAAAAAGGAGTCAATGCTCCCAAAAGAAAAATTACGAGAAAATAATTTAAAAATAAAAATCAGTTTTGAAAGTGAACTCCAAAAGAAGCTGAAAGATGTTTTCGGGATCGATGTGGTTTTCCATCATAAAGAAGATAAAAATCCTTTTGGCTACACCGTGATCGACCATAAAACAGGAAAAGTCTATAAAGGAAGTGATCTACTGAAAATGAATGAAGTGTTTGAATTTACTTCTGACAAGCTAGATAAGAAGACTTTTGAAATCCTGAAAGATTATAATATTCCGAACCAGGAATCAAAAAAAATATTGCTTGAATTTTTAAATAAAAAATATCCGGAAATAGAGATCAAGGGCTTTATGCTTTTTGAAAACCGAGGAAAGAAAGATTTGGAAACCTATCGAAAAGTTCAGTTTGAAGTCAAAAGTTTCATTAAAAATCAAAAAAACACAAATGATGAAAAAAAGGATATTTCCATAACCAGGGCTGAAGACGGAAAGCTGTATGCGGTTCATACTCGGTTCCATTATATCGGAGAGCTCCAATCATTAATTGGGGAAAAGGAGTATCAAAAATTTCTGAATCCGACAGGCGTAAATGAAGTGCAGGCAGAAAACCGGACTGAAAATAATGAGAAAACAAAATTAAACAAAGCAGTTGATGAACTGCTGTTTGAGTTGATGAAAAGTTCAGGAACTGCAAAAGACCCTGTCGAAAATGAGCTCAAAAAAAGACGAAAAAAAAGACGATAA
- a CDS encoding ParA family protein: MIITFATQKGGTGKTTLAIAFANYISAISERKINVFDFDYQKSFYYKWKDDELSESPKLYEVEIIGDDDQQPFSDFETLINLKDSDDINLFDLAGTLDAKYSDLLIYSDFIVIPFEYSDVSVKSTLVFINMLGLLESEAERVFIRSKYDKGYKYLNQEGMDIELKKFGLLLENPVFKKNCLQKIDTRKLTYEQKYGVRKSFDELIEYINQTLKITL; the protein is encoded by the coding sequence ATGATCATAACATTTGCTACACAAAAAGGAGGAACCGGAAAAACAACTTTAGCCATCGCTTTTGCCAATTACATTTCGGCAATTTCGGAAAGGAAAATCAATGTTTTTGATTTTGATTATCAGAAATCATTTTACTACAAATGGAAAGATGATGAATTATCGGAAAGTCCGAAATTGTATGAAGTGGAAATTATTGGCGATGATGACCAACAGCCATTTTCAGACTTTGAGACCCTCATTAATTTAAAAGATAGCGATGACATCAACCTTTTTGACTTGGCAGGAACACTCGATGCAAAATATAGCGATCTGCTCATTTACAGTGATTTTATCGTGATCCCGTTTGAGTATTCAGATGTTTCTGTCAAGTCCACATTGGTCTTTATCAATATGCTGGGACTATTGGAAAGTGAGGCTGAAAGAGTATTTATCCGTTCCAAGTATGATAAAGGCTACAAGTATCTGAATCAGGAAGGAATGGACATTGAGCTGAAAAAATTCGGATTGCTACTGGAAAATCCTGTATTCAAAAAAAACTGTCTACAAAAGATTGATACCAGAAAGCTGACCTACGAACAAAAATATGGGGTAAGAAAATCTTTCGATGAATTGATAGAATATATTAATCAAACATTGAAGATCACCCTTTGA
- a CDS encoding DUF4134 domain-containing protein, which produces MKNYFTKNVTTKKVLTLALALMAITPAFAQGGATAISNAASDITDYWDPVKLILKAVGGLVGFIGGLRVYNKWTNGDQDVNKEILGYGGAMIFLIVVPEFVTAFFA; this is translated from the coding sequence ATGAAAAATTATTTCACAAAAAACGTGACAACAAAAAAAGTTTTAACCCTAGCCTTGGCACTTATGGCGATAACTCCCGCATTTGCCCAAGGTGGAGCAACGGCAATCTCGAATGCAGCAAGTGATATCACTGATTATTGGGATCCGGTCAAGCTGATCTTGAAAGCAGTAGGAGGATTGGTCGGTTTTATCGGAGGTCTCCGAGTGTATAACAAATGGACCAATGGTGATCAGGATGTCAACAAAGAGATCCTTGGTTATGGAGGAGCAATGATTTTCTTGATTGTCGTTCCTGAATTCGTAACAGCATTCTTTGCCTAA
- a CDS encoding DUF4133 domain-containing protein: MGFYLYKGLKKPLVFFGLKGKYIFYAVGVIGGGVISALVLSKFGLLGSLLGLAVTAGGVYLIFRRQDKYGLYDKTKNFDQILIFPKRLHNNKLLKNGNNKKTSL; the protein is encoded by the coding sequence ATGGGATTCTACCTTTATAAGGGGCTCAAAAAGCCCCTTGTATTCTTCGGACTCAAAGGAAAATACATCTTTTATGCAGTCGGCGTCATCGGAGGCGGGGTCATATCAGCATTGGTACTCTCAAAGTTCGGTCTCTTAGGCTCTTTATTGGGTCTTGCAGTCACCGCAGGCGGAGTTTATCTCATCTTCAGAAGACAGGACAAATATGGTTTGTATGACAAAACCAAAAACTTCGATCAGATCTTAATTTTTCCAAAAAGGTTACATAATAATAAACTTTTAAAGAATGGCAACAATAAAAAAACAAGCCTTTAG